In Phocoena sinus isolate mPhoSin1 chromosome 10, mPhoSin1.pri, whole genome shotgun sequence, a single genomic region encodes these proteins:
- the LGALS1 gene encoding galectin-1 — MACGLVASNLNLKPGECLRVRGEVPPDAKSFVLNMGKDGNNLCLHFNPRFDAHGDTNTIVCNSKDGGAWGAEQRESVFPFQPGSVVEVCVSFDQADLTIQLPGGYDFKFPNRLNLEAINYLAADGDFKIKCVAFE; from the exons ATGGCTTGT GGTCTGGTCGCCAGCAACCTGAATCTCAAACCTGGGGAGTGCCTCAGAGTGCGGGGCGAGGTGCCCCCGGACGCCAAGAG CTTCGTGCTGAACATGGGCAAAGATGGCAACAACCTGTGCCTGCACTTCAACCCCCGCTTCGACGCGCACGGGGACACCAACACCATCGTGTGTAACAGCAAGGATGGCGGGGCCTGGGGGGCTGAGCAGCGGGAGTCCGTCTTCCCCTTCCAGCCTGGAAGTGTTGTGGAG gtGTGCGTCTCCTTCGACCAGGCAGACCTAACCATCCAGCTGCCTGGTGGATACGATTTCAAGTTCCCCAACCGCCTCAACCTGGAGGCCATCAACTACCTGGCGGCCGATGGCGACTTCAAGATCAAGTGCGTGGCCTTTGAGTGA
- the NOL12 gene encoding nucleolar protein 12 — protein MGRNKKRRDGDGRRPRLILSFDEEKRREYLTGFHKRKVERKKAAIEEIKKRLKEEQKKLREERHQEYLKMLAEREEALEEADELDRLVTAKTEPVQYNHLNHTVTVTTISNLDFSAARLLGLPPPEQGAGHRSEDGESSVEKPTRALRRKSRDPLLSQRISSLTALLHAHRRKKVKRKHPSRAQDSTKKPPSATRTSKTQRRRLTGRARHSGE, from the exons ATGGGCCGCAACAAGAAGAGGCGAGATGGCGACGGCCGGCGGCCGCGGCTCATTTTGAGCTTCGACGAGGAGAAGCGGCG GGAGTACCTGACAGGCTTCCACAAGCGGAAGGTGGAGCGGAAGAAGGCAGCCATTGAGGAGATCAAGAAGCGGCTCAAGGAGGAGCAGAAGAAGCTCCGGGAGGAG CGCCACCAGGAATACTTGAAGATGCTGGCTGAGAGAGAGGAGGCGCTGG AGGAGGCAGACGAACTGGATCGGCTGGTGACAGCAAAGACAGAGCCAGTGCAGTACAACCACCTCAACCACACGGTCACTGTGACCACCATCAGCAACCTGGACTTCTCAGCGGCCCGGCTGCTCGGACTGCCCCCGCCTGAG CAAGGGGCCGGGCACAGGTCTGAGGATGGGGAGTCATCCGTGGAGAAGCCGACCAGAGCCTTACGCAGGAAGTCCAGAGACCCTCTGCTGTCCCAGCG GATCTCCTCTCTCACGGCCTTGCTGCACGCGCACAGGCGCAAGAAGGTCAAGAGGAAACATCCCAGCCGGGCCCAGGATTCCACCAAGAAGCCCCCAAGCGCCACTCGTACCAGTAAGACCCAGCGCCGCCGGCTAACAGGCCGAGCGCGGCACAGCGGGGAGTGA